The Gemmatimonadaceae bacterium DNA segment GCTACCGGCGAACAACGGCGCGTGGAGATTGGAAACGCCACGGCCAACATCGACGTCTCGAAGGTGCTCGAGACGGCACCCGTGGGGAATCTCAACGACCTGTTGAACTCCCGCGCGCCCGGCGTGACGGTCACCAGTGGCACACAAACCGGCACCGGTGCGCGCATTCGCATTCGCGGCATGAATTCAGTGAGTTTGTCCAACGAGCCGATCTGGATCATCGACGGCATTCGGATGACCAGCAACAACGCGAGTTTCTCCACCGCCACGGGCAATGGCGGCACCACCGGCGGCAACAATCCCAGCCGGGTTGGTGACCTGAACCCCGAAGAAATCGAGAACATCGAGATCGTGAAGGGTCCGTCGGCCGCCACGCTGTATGGCACCGATGCGGCCAACGGCGTCATCCTCGTGACCACCAAGAAAGGCCGTGCCGGCGGTGCGCGTTGGACAGTGTACACCGAAGGCGGCGCGCTGACGGATCGCAACTATTACCCGACGGCGTACAGCACCTGGGGCAAACGTCCCGGCGAAACGGTCTCCACGCGCGGTTTCTGCAATCTGCAGCGCGTCGGCACGGGTGAGTGCACGGCCGACTCCACCAGCGCACTGAACATCTTCGACGAAAAAGATCTCACGCCGGTGGCCACCGGCAATCGCCAGCAGTATGGCGTGCAAGTGTCCGGCGGCAGCGAAGTGGTGCGCTACTTTGTGTCGGCGGAAAACGAAACCGAAGTCGGCGTGCTGTCGCTGCCGCAGTTCGAACGCCAGCGATTCGACTCAGCGGGCATCCCGTTGCGCTCGTGGACATCGCGCCCCAACCAGATGGCGCGCAAGTCATTGCGCGTGAATCTGAACACCACCATCTCGCCGAAGTTGGATCTGGCGATGTCCACCAACTTCGTCGGATTGGGTCAGCGCTTTTCGCTGGAATCGAACGCGACGGCCGGACTGGGCTCGCAGGTGTTTGGCGGTCCCGGCACACGCAGCAACGGGGCGGTCAGTGGTCAGACCAGCTCGCTCAATGGCTATCGCGCCTGGACTCCCGGGTACACGTGGCAGGAGAAGACGGGGCAGGACGTCAACCGGTTCATCTGGTCGGCACAGGCCAATTGGCGTCCGTTCAGCTGGCTGGCCAACCGCGCCACCATCGGCAACGACTGGACCGGTCGTGACGACCAGAATCTGCTGTACCGCGGCGAAGGGCCACCGCTCACTGCCACCACGCGGCTGGGGTCGCGCGGTATCAACCGCGTGAACATTCGCAATACCACCGTCGACCTGGGTTCGTCGGCGCAGTACAACTATTTCGGACTGAGCCACAAGACCACCATCGGCGCGCAGTACGTGGACTTCCAATTGGCCAGCGCGGCTACGGGTTCTGCGCAGTTGGCTCCAGGGTCACAGAATGTGGGTTCCGGAACACAGCCCTCCGTCTCTGAAGGCACCACGTTGCAGAAGACGTTTGGCGTCTTCTACGAGCAGGCCTTGGCATGGAACGATCGTCTGTTCCTCACGGCCGCCGTGCGAAGCGACCAGAACTCCGCCTTCGGCACGAATTTCCAGAGCATCGTCTATCCCAAAGCGTCGGCCTCGTACCTCATCTCGCAGGAGCCGTGGTGGCGGGCGCCCTCGTTTGTGAACTCGCTGCGCCTGCGCTACGCCTACGGACAGTCCGGGGTGCAGCCGGGACCCAATGATGCGTTGCTCTTCTACGGCGCCAGCACCACGAGCATTGCCGCCACCGACCAGCCGACGGTCACGCAGGCGGCGCTCGGAAACCCGGATCTCAAGCCGGAGCGCTCCGCCGAACACGAAGTGGGCTTTGAAGCCGGACTCTTTTCGCAACGTCTCAATCTCGACGTCACCTACTACAGCAAGATCACGCAGGACGCGCTGATCAGCGCGGTGTTGCCACCGTCGTACGGCAGCGTGGCCTCGCAGCTGCGCAATCTCGGCGCGGTGAAGAACGCCGGACTCGAACTGGGCGTGACCGCGCAGCTCGTTGACCGCCGGGCGTTCGCGTGGGACGTGAACATTGCCACGTCGGCCAACGACAATAAAGTGGTGTCGTTGGGCAGCACCCCGCCGCAGATCGGAACCCCGAGCCGTACGGTGCCGGGGTATCCCGTGCAGGGCTACTGGGCGCAACCGATCACCGGATGGCAGGACAAGAACGGCGACGGCCTGTTGACGTATTTCGCGGACGCGTCAAAGAACGAAGTGTTCGTGGGCGATTCCGCCATCTTCCGCGGCTACGCCACGCCACGGTACCAGACCACCGTGTCCAACGGCTGGGACCTGTTCAATCGCAAGCTGCGCATCGTGTCCATGTGGGATTGGCGCAGTGGCGGACTCTGGTACAACAACACCGAGCGGATCCGGTGCACGCGCCCGAATTGCAGCGGTCGCATGAACACGAAAGCCGAGCTGGTCGATCAGGCCACGAACATCGCGGCCAACGAGCACCCGGCACGCACATTGGACGGATTCCTGCAGAGCGGCGCGTTTGTGCGTCTCCGCGAGGCGTCGCTGCAATACACGTTCGCGCCGGAGTTGGCATCGAGGCTGGCGCGCGCGCGGTCGATGTCGTTGGTGGTCACGGCGCGCAACCTCAAGCTGTGGACCAAGTATCGCGGCACCGACCCGGAGTCGGGCTTCAATACCACCAACGGCACGGACGCACCCAGCGAGTTCCAGACCGTCGGTCCGCCAAGCTACTTCATCGTCCGTCTCAACCTCGGCTTCTAGGACTTCCGACCCATGACCACAACCATTTTCACGGGCCGGCCCTCCACGCGGCGTTGTGTTGGCGCCGCGGTGGCCGTTGCCCTCTCGTTGACCGCCTGCAGTTCCGCCAAGGACAGCCTGTTGGCCGTGACTGACCCCGATATCATCAACGCCAGCGACGTCAACTCCGCGGAAGGGGCCATCGCGCTCGCCAACGGCGCGATTGGCACGTTTCGCACCACCACCGGGGGTGGAGAAAGCATCTGGTTGTTTGGTGGCCTGCTGGCCGACGAGTGGTCCACCAGCTCCACGTTCATCCAGAATGACGAGGCCGATCAGCGGCGGGTGCAGGAGTTCAACTCATCCGTCACGGGCATGCTGCGCAATTTGTATCGCACACGCACCCGCGCCAACGAAGCGATCACGGCGCTCAAGACCTTCAGCCCGAATTCCCGCGCCTTGTTGGCCGAGATGTATCTGGCGCGCGGATACTCGGAGATGCAACTGGCATTGGACTTCTGCAACGGTATCCCGATTGGTCTCACCAACGTCATTCCGCCGGACAACGGGACACCAAAGTCCAATCAGGAGGTGTTCACCCTGGCGGCGGTGTCACTCGACTCCGCGCTGGGTTTCGCCAACGGCAGCGATGCGCAGAGTGTGCTCATGAACCGTGCCGTGCGAGTGGTCCGCGCGCGTGTCGCGCTGGCGCTGGCCGACTACACCACGGCGGGATCGCTGGTGACCGGACTGCCAACAGCCTTCGCGTATCAGCACACGTTCTCGCTTACCACCAGCACGAATACCGTGTGGGGACAGGGATTGAGCTCACGACGCTACAGCGTGGGCGACAGTGTCGAAGGCAATCGACGTGACATTCCGGTCGCGAATGCCATTCCGTTTGCGTCGGCGCGCGATCCGCGATTGCCGGTGACCACGCCAACCACCGGCGCTATCAACGGGCAAGATGGACTGACGTATACGCGCACCACGACCACGTGGGGGCAACTCACGGCGCTCGATGTGGCCAACGGCGTGGATGCCCGCATGATCGAAGCCGAGGCGGCGCTCAAGGCCAACAATCCCACGCAGTGGTTGGCCATTCACAACGCGCTCCGGGCCGCACCGCCCAAACTCGGGGATATCCAACCGGCCGTCATGCCGGCGCTGACCGACCCGGGCACCGAGGTTGGGCGGGTTCTGCTCCACTTCCGTGAGAAGGCATTCTGGACGTTCAGCCGCGGTCAGCGTCTTGGCGACATGCGGCGGCTCATCCGTCAGTACGGGCGCACGGAAGCGAACACGTTTCCGCAGGGTGTGCACTACAAGGGCGGTACTTATGGCACCGATGTGAACTTCGCCGTCAGCACCGACGAACGAAACAATCCGAACTACAAGGGGTGCACGAATCGACTGCCGTAACGCAGTCGCGTGATTGTCGCGAGGCCCCGGACACGGTTGTGTTCGGGGCCTCGTCGCGTGCTCAGCCCAACTCCGCCTTGAGTGCCGTCACCAGTGTCTCCACGTCACGCTGGGTGTTGAACAGGTGCGTGGAGATGCGGTGGCCGTTGAGGAAATTGGCGGGCACCGCCTTCACTTCGATGTGGTATTTGTCGATCAGGCGCTGACGAAACGCGCCGCTGTCTACCGCCGGTGGCAGCTCGTAGGTGAGCAGCGGCGACGTGAGCGGTCCGGGTGCGGCGCTCACCACGCGAATCTTCGGCACCTGTTGCAGCGCGGCGTGCAGGCGATCGCGCAACGCCAGAATGTATGATTCGATGCGCGACTTGCCGATAGCCACGTGGTAGTCGAATGTCGCTCCCAACCCCAGCACACTGGGCAGGCTGCACACGCCGGAGGATGCGGAGTACGCGTTGCGTCCGCTTTCCAGCGCAATGGGGTCGATGGTCTTTCCCAGTGTGGCGCTGAGATACAGCAGGCCCGTGCCCTTGGGCGCCAGCAACCATTTGTGACCACTGGTCGCGTAGACATCACAGCCCAGCGCCTTCACGTTCACGTCGATACCGCCTACGGCCTGCGCACCATCCACCACCGTCATGCAGCCCCGCGCGTGCGCCAACGCCGACAGTTCCGCCACCGGCATGCGGAAGCCGGTGGACGTGAGCAGGTGCG contains these protein-coding regions:
- a CDS encoding aminotransferase class V-fold PLP-dependent enzyme is translated as MTDDTASRRAFLASLGAVSLGGLTPRALRALSSPADRAPQPALGLAAGGDFSFAPGITYLQTGSLGPTPRPVIEKVIAAWRELETDPAAFGYGAHEQAMEGVRAKAAAFIGCTTDELVLTNCTTEGMNWVAQGLTFAAGDRVLTTDQEHPGGRVCWDYVARRYGVVLDVVSIPPGENNAPAIVDRFAQHITPRTRVLSFSHLLTSTGFRMPVAELSALAHARGCMTVVDGAQAVGGIDVNVKALGCDVYATSGHKWLLAPKGTGLLYLSATLGKTIDPIALESGRNAYSASSGVCSLPSVLGLGATFDYHVAIGKSRIESYILALRDRLHAALQQVPKIRVVSAAPGPLTSPLLTYELPPAVDSGAFRQRLIDKYHIEVKAVPANFLNGHRISTHLFNTQRDVETLVTALKAELG
- a CDS encoding SusC/RagA family TonB-linked outer membrane protein, with translation MFHSWRPVLALVGLLAGAQVAPLARATAQQGSGGTLTVRVVDIASQKPVEAARVFLVGTTIGGTTSLDGRLTLRPVPAGEFTARVLRVGYGEQTKKVTIVAGQTATIEIALAVAAVNLTPVVTTATGEQRRVEIGNATANIDVSKVLETAPVGNLNDLLNSRAPGVTVTSGTQTGTGARIRIRGMNSVSLSNEPIWIIDGIRMTSNNASFSTATGNGGTTGGNNPSRVGDLNPEEIENIEIVKGPSAATLYGTDAANGVILVTTKKGRAGGARWTVYTEGGALTDRNYYPTAYSTWGKRPGETVSTRGFCNLQRVGTGECTADSTSALNIFDEKDLTPVATGNRQQYGVQVSGGSEVVRYFVSAENETEVGVLSLPQFERQRFDSAGIPLRSWTSRPNQMARKSLRVNLNTTISPKLDLAMSTNFVGLGQRFSLESNATAGLGSQVFGGPGTRSNGAVSGQTSSLNGYRAWTPGYTWQEKTGQDVNRFIWSAQANWRPFSWLANRATIGNDWTGRDDQNLLYRGEGPPLTATTRLGSRGINRVNIRNTTVDLGSSAQYNYFGLSHKTTIGAQYVDFQLASAATGSAQLAPGSQNVGSGTQPSVSEGTTLQKTFGVFYEQALAWNDRLFLTAAVRSDQNSAFGTNFQSIVYPKASASYLISQEPWWRAPSFVNSLRLRYAYGQSGVQPGPNDALLFYGASTTSIAATDQPTVTQAALGNPDLKPERSAEHEVGFEAGLFSQRLNLDVTYYSKITQDALISAVLPPSYGSVASQLRNLGAVKNAGLELGVTAQLVDRRAFAWDVNIATSANDNKVVSLGSTPPQIGTPSRTVPGYPVQGYWAQPITGWQDKNGDGLLTYFADASKNEVFVGDSAIFRGYATPRYQTTVSNGWDLFNRKLRIVSMWDWRSGGLWYNNTERIRCTRPNCSGRMNTKAELVDQATNIAANEHPARTLDGFLQSGAFVRLREASLQYTFAPELASRLARARSMSLVVTARNLKLWTKYRGTDPESGFNTTNGTDAPSEFQTVGPPSYFIVRLNLGF